TGGGACCCAAGGGCTTCATCCAATTCAAGTGCTTTGTCCGACGCAAGGGCTGAGTCCACCTGCAAATTCCAAGAGCAACTTCAAAACACCAAACCTTGAAGTAAATTATTAAATAACACGTCTTTAGCTGAAATTCATAGCTCTACCCAAATCCTCATCTCTACTCAACGCAGAAATTATATAAGTTATCAAGTAGTGGACTGAATGATGAAAAGTATGAAGCCAGATTTATCAAGAGACTCTTCCCATCACAGGTCCAATTAATTAGCTCGTCTATGTACTCCCTTGACTGTATACATCTATCGTATCGAACTCTGCAGGTTTAGTTACAAATATGATGCCGTTTTAGCAAAAAGATATAATCAGAAGAGAAAGTAAAAACCTCTTTGGCATCCTTTCCAAGCCAATAATGGATATCATGTTCTGGGCTGCCACTTTTGAGCAAAACGGTCTGTCTCAAGCAAATGCAAGGAATAAAGTCAAGTTTGTTGCCACAAAAGAGGTAATACTGATGTTTACACACTTCCACACATCAATGTACAAGGCTTGAACAATCGCGATACAAGTCAGATCTGCTTTAAAAGACTTTCCATGCTAAACTCTTAGCTTACCAATTTTGAGAGAGTTAGTTTACAGAATTTGTTCATAACTTGCCAACAAATTGGGATATAACCTCCAAGGGACTTACATTCAAAATGATATACGCACTTCCAGAAAAGAACTTCCCATGTGAAGATCTTGGGACAGGAACCAACTGGAGGTTCTCTAAGCACCAGATTTCTACACCACTAAAGAGCAGTTAAAGATACAGGTAGCAATACTTAACGCCTTAGATGCGATCAGAACTTGACTAGCTTGTAAAAGCATAAACATGATCAGAATTATGAACGCCTAGCAAATACACCCGAGAAACATAAGTGTATTTGTGTCCATTCACCAGTATCAAAATGAGTACCGGTATATCATATGGATCTAAATACTAGTCAACTCCCCTTATTGACTACTTATTtcagtaaaatgttttacttatcATTTCTAAGCAAACTGCAAGTTTATCCAGGTGGTGAATTTACTTGGACCAACAGAAGATGCTTTGAGACTGGTAATTTCTTTGAATGAAAGAATTAAGAATCTCTTGCAGAACAATGGTCTAACAAGTAGTATCTTGAAAACCTTATTTGATACGTGAGCACTCCGATTAAGTTCACTCCTGTTCTGAATCCTCAAACTGTAATAGAGCTGAGTCATGTAGTTGGCCTTATCCATATCAAAATAAGACATTAGAGGGTGCAGAATGCTGAATAGATTCAAAACCGTTGTTGAGCCAATTTCCTAACCACTTGAGCTTTTGGTACAGTGGGTAACTTAACACAGAAGAGAAAACAACCACTGTTGATCGAAAAGCACCGACAGATACATTCTATTTGATTTATAAAAATGCACAGACACGGTTAACCAAAAAAACATAGTATGGATACGCCTTTGCTCCTGCACCCAGCAATGTGGTGTCTATAGCTTTACTAAAATAAGCCATTCTCCACTATCTAACTAATCCTTCTGCATACACTCCGCTAGATCTTGCCATATACTCTGCAGTAAACACATGATATCAGTTATTCCTACATCATATGGTGGGCTCATGTATTATGGCTAACAACTGATAAGCTATATCTCTATAAGATGACAACAGCACACATCACAGGTAAAACAACTTGAAAGATGCTGATGTTTCCCCATCTTTAGTGGAATTTGTATACTACCAAGTACagcacattaaaaaaaaacacagataaACTGAAAATCCAGAATATGCTTCCGTGTGATTCCCACCGTTTATGCAGATAATGCCATCTACTTAAGATGTACTTGTTTCTTGTCAACTGTTGTATAAGGCCTCAATTCAGCcctccagaatcaaataaatACTCACAACACGACTATCTCATTTCATGAGATGTCAGGACCATAAGTTCAACAAATTTCCAACACACTTACTGAATCACAGGTAGACAGAAGTAAGCAAAGATACAGATCACTTAACACACCAAAAAGACCAAACGAGACAACTCTGCCAGATTTGCATTAGATCATGTACAAACAAACTACATGCTCACTTTAGAATTCTACCTAGGAAAGATATATAGTCGAATGATCACAAACAAGTAACAAAATTGAACAGCTGAAGACAACTCAGACTGAAAACCAAAAGGGCGCACAAACCAGTTTGACCAGATCTTGTTACCTATTCTTGTATCTTTCCAAGATTTCTTGAAGATTCACAGTGAGGAGCTGAACTGAAGCTTTGGAAATCCTCGGAAGATCCAAAAGGGTAGTTGGGTTTGatagaaaagggaaaagggagcatattctcaattttcttttgaccCATTAAAGACAAACCGAAAAAATACGGAGTATAAGTTAATGAAAAGTAACGGAGATGTGGAAAGGTCGAAAGAGACAAGTGGGGTAGCGAAAGATTTGAAGAAAGCAAAGGAACGATTGTTTTCGACCACCGGACTGGGGCCCCACGTAACGGAGCTTTTTGTCTCCGATGTGAGAGAAAAATAAGGGGAGGAATGCCGACCTCGACCTATCTCTGGGGTCTGCGAAAACAGCAGCATGTCAAGCGCCATGCGAGATGTCTGACGGGGGGAAAACTGGAAATCGGTGCTACTTGTTTCGACGGACTTCAATCTTGGACGGTGGGCACCGAAGGaggggaagaaaaagagagaagaatttGGAAATCCAATTCTCCGCCGCGCACGGTAACTTTccgttttcttgtttttctctaCGTATTTATGTGGTTTCCGTTTTCGGCACAGAGAGAATTGGCCAATTAGGTTGGTTCTACTTGCACCTTATTTGTTCGCTCGGgtgttttattcttttgtgaattttttgttagatttgcgaGATATTTTTTGGACTGATCGCTAGTCTCAATGGGAGCaatttaaaaagtataaaattataatcaaaaataaaaaaaatcactaaagacgaaaaaagtatcaaatagctgtcttatttgtttaaactgtcgtcttatttgaatttttttaacatttgttCATATTTCTATAGTTTTTTAATTCGTCTCaacgattaatcccaaaaattatcacgaaaagctaaataaaaggttacaaaaaataagaaatgccGAAATAAATTTCAGACTTATAAGTTTATAAGAATGCATATAATACAGTATGGtattctttcaaaataaaatattgctaTCACTCAAGATAGATCATTTCATTGTCTCCCACTcatccaacaaaaaagaataataatatTGTCACCAAAAAATTTATTGCTTTGTAATAAATTTTGCGTTCCgtatttttatttgtaatttataaATTTGCTTTAAGTTTTATGAATTTATGATGTgacaaattttaaaagtaaagaaattacGTCAAAAAGCTgaagaaaaaattattagatgtacgagttttttttaaacaactGCATCATTGATTTTACTATTGTCATAtctcaaatttctttttagttttgatttttttgacttattttgatTTGTAGAGACGAATCACAGTCTAAAAAGTTTgagaaactttaaaaaaaaatactagtagaAATAAGTAATATCGCCTGTTGGTGTTCTAGTAGAGAGTATCAAGTATCAACCATGCTGCAAGCTTGCATAAGAACAACACCTCCACACAGTGCAATTTAAAGATTTAGTATTCcatcagaattttttttggatcagcACAAGAAAATTTCATAAACATAAAGATAAAAGATGAAACTAAtacaataggaaaagaaaagcgtTAGTATTCCATTTGAGTCCAATTACCAAGCAACAacgtgaagaaaaaaaagaaaaaagaaaaaaaaagaaaaaagaaaaagatttgatttcATCTGCATCGACACCTGCACGAGGGACTCGTATAATCTTTTCTACGACAACACGATGGGATCCTACTTCCTGTTTCAAGTCTTCTCACACATATTTTGCCAATTATGCATATTTATTCTATAGCTTCGTGCTCGTAGAACTGGTTGCAAGACAGATAGCTCAGCTTCATCAATTGGGTATTCAGCCTTAGCCGAGACACCGATGGACGTTCAACTCTCAATGTGAGGAGCTTGGTTAGCTGAAACAACTGGCATTGGATTCGAGCCAGATACCAAAACAGGACCTCCTCCGTATGTCAGGATTGGCTCCTCTGGTTCCACCCTTGGTGATTTCTTCGGAGTCGTCGCTGCCTTCCATTTATTTCTGCCGATGTTCTCTGTCTTGTCATCTCCAATACGATCTGCTCTATCAACTTCCTTCTTGGCATTCACAAAGGTCCCCTTTTCGCCACGAGTTTCTTTCTCCGTGGCAGTGAATCCACTTCCATTGACTGTCAGTTCATCCCCTGGATATGCAATGGTATCAGCTGAAATCAAATTCTCATCACATTCAGTTCCGACGTCATGGATCAGTTTCTCGGTCGGACTGAGTACTTCCTCCTCGGTCATCTTCTGAACTTCGGCATTGGCCCAGTCTTCTGTGATGGTAACCGTGCTCTTCGTTTCCCAAGCGCGGAAAATCCGGTCTGGACCCGGCTGCCACAAAATTTCGCCGGTGCCTCGTTTGAGTACATACTTGAATTGGATTGATCTCCCCACAGGTAAATCCTATTCATAATTCAAGAACATATTGTGGGGAAACCACATTTAACAACATAAATGGAACATATTGTGGGGAAACCACATTTAACAACATAAATGGAACATAGGTATGATTGTTTCAGAAGAGTTGATTTTCTCACCAGCTCAACAGTCCACAAGTGCCCATCTGACCAGTTCAGGGGAATAGCATTTGAGGGATTCCAGGAACCTAGCATAGGGTCGTCTCCCACAAGAAGGAATTGCTCCCCAAAGAAACACTCCTGCTGCAACTGGAACTTCACATGAACTGTCTTTGATGGCTCTGGAAATGAGGCAAACAACTTACTTAGATTTTAGTCTGCAATGTCTTTATCGTTTGGAATTCCAATATTTGTTTTCTTACCCCAAATGCATATGATTCAGCTATACGAGACACAGTTCCCACCAGGTAAGAAAGCCAGGCAAGGGAAAGTGGAATGGGAGGTGTTGTCAAgcgggggtgcttggcagcaggGCCGAGCACCCCattcggccgttcatctcggcaatcgacaACTCGGATCTTTGCCGAGCAAtcgacggctcagatttgtacGCGCTCAGattcaatctgagccgtctgTGTCGAGATGAACGGTCAAATCGGCACTTGGCCCCGTTAGACCAAGATGCTGCTCAGCAGCATCCCCGGGTAGGGAAAGTAGGGAAAGCCATAATCTTTCATGAGTCAAAGATGCAGCTAAGGTAGCAGCTTTCCCAACTTATCAAGTATCAACGGATATAACCCTTTTGGACGCCGTCCTATTTTTTCCCTTGGCACTCAGCACACAAAATGCAAGTCGTGGTGGGAAAACATGGATACGATTCCCAGCTTAACGGACACAACATCGCTTGCTTGTTTAACGACTTCGTTAATTTTCGAAGACAATTGTACGAAAGAGAGAAGGTTTATACCTATGGTTTGGGTCCCAGCATAAGCAGAGTCGAAGCCCGTGGAAACCTGTGATTTAAACAAGATGATGATTATGAGTAATCCCATTGCAAGGAAAAAGGGTAAGAGAAACGTGAtaaatactactcctactacCTCTGTTTTTGAGGATGCGACGCTTTGGACTGTCTTGAGTGTGAGTGAgatgggatgagagagagagaagaacccAACCCCAATACTCGAGAATCGGAAGAAGTTGATCTGGGATTTCTTGACAAGAGCTCTCGAAGGAGCAAAAGTATTGCCAGTGAGGTTGTGGGCGACGATCCTGGTGGACCATTCCGTTGCTGCTCCCATCACTCGAAGCTCTGCAGGTTCAGTgatggagagagggagagagagagagagagaggggcaatgGTTTGAGCTGG
The sequence above is a segment of the Rhododendron vialii isolate Sample 1 chromosome 13a, ASM3025357v1 genome. Coding sequences within it:
- the LOC131314322 gene encoding uncharacterized protein LOC131314322 isoform X1; its protein translation is MGAATEWSTRIVAHNLTGNTFAPSRALVKKSQINFFRFSSIGVGFFSLSHPISLTLKTVQSVASSKTEVVSTGFDSAYAGTQTIEPSKTVHVKFQLQQECFFGEQFLLVGDDPMLGSWNPSNAIPLNWSDGHLWTVELDLPVGRSIQFKYVLKRGTGEILWQPGPDRIFRAWETKSTVTITEDWANAEVQKMTEEEVLSPTEKLIHDVGTECDENLISADTIAYPGDELTVNGSGFTATEKETRGEKGTFVNAKKEVDRADRIGDDKTENIGRNKWKAATTPKKSPRVEPEEPILTYGGGPVLVSGSNPMPVVSANQAPHIES
- the LOC131314322 gene encoding uncharacterized protein LOC131314322 isoform X2 encodes the protein MGAATEWSTRIVAHNLTGNTFAPSRALVKKSQINFFRFSSIGVGFFSLSHPISLTLKTVQSVASSKTEVSTGFDSAYAGTQTIEPSKTVHVKFQLQQECFFGEQFLLVGDDPMLGSWNPSNAIPLNWSDGHLWTVELDLPVGRSIQFKYVLKRGTGEILWQPGPDRIFRAWETKSTVTITEDWANAEVQKMTEEEVLSPTEKLIHDVGTECDENLISADTIAYPGDELTVNGSGFTATEKETRGEKGTFVNAKKEVDRADRIGDDKTENIGRNKWKAATTPKKSPRVEPEEPILTYGGGPVLVSGSNPMPVVSANQAPHIES